TGAAGTTCCACTCTTTCGATTGATGTCCATTTGTTTGTTGTGCCTTTGGGGATGCCTTGGAATGTTTTTCTGTGCAAAAGATGCTAGTTGGATACAAAACGTTGGTATTTCTTacccttttaaaaaaatttggttcagcggataatgggtgggatttaccggctgttcgcgCCAGCGGGAATTCCGGTTCCACTTCCCGGCAACGAGGGTTGCAGTCAACAGGAAAGCGGTAGATCCCGCTGGCCGGCCACCTCCGCCGAAAAACAAGCGGCGGGGTGgttggtaaatcccacccaatgtatccTAACCAAATACCACAAAGTAGATGGAAGCTCCATTACCTCTACCACATCAGTGTGTTAAATTTAAATAGATGCAACTGAAAGTACATTTTTTTAATAGGGGGCAGTGCACCCAAACCCAGTTTCGGCCAAATGTTGATCAGTTTAGGTTTTCATTTATGCTTAAGCAGTCATTCAAACGTGCACAGGAATCTTATCAGGCTCATTGGAGATTGACCTAAAATTTGTGATTCCATTCCTGCTGTAATGAATGAGCTACCATGGACATTATGATCGGACAATCTGCATCCTTGTGTGTTACATCATCTTGACAGAACAGGGGTGGATAGGAACAGCTGCTTTCATGGGGGAAGTGGAAGGAAAATTGTAACATTTTCCTGACTTCTGTTGTGGTTGAACCTTCGATATGTTTAAAAGCTGAGCAAATATATAATGATGTAGTGAATTTGGACTTTACTTCAGTTGCTGAATGAGCTTGTGTTCTCCATACAATGTTCCTGTATGACCTAACCAGCCCAACTCATTGTATTTGTCACTAGGGTGAAGACAATTGCTTATTAACATGGGTATCCACGGATTGATGACTTACATTGGAGAAAATCATACATTTTTTAATAACGTCAAGCTACAAAATACAAAAATTGTAATCGATGGCAATAACTTGTTTCATAGACTTTACTTTGACTCTGGCCTTGATCTTAAGCACGGAGGTGAATATGATTTGTTTACTGACGTCATCTGCAAGTTCTTTGAAGCCCTGGCTTGCTGTAATATTACACCATATGTGGTATTTGATGGTGGATGTGACTGTACCGATAAAAAGTTTGAAACTATCAAACAGCGTGCCAGGGAGAAAATCCAAAAGGCCCGAGTTATCTCAAGAGGCGGTGGTGGGACATTGCTGCCGCTGCTCAGTCCAGAGGTTTTTAAACAAGTTTTAACGCATTTGCAAGTGCCTTTTGTCCAGTGTCATTCAGAAGCAGACCGTGACATAGTAACTCTTGCTAATCGGTGGGCCTGTCCTGTCCTAACATTAGACAGTGACTTCTGTGTCTTCGATTTGAAGGCTGGTTATTGTCCCCTCAATTACCTCAAATGGCAAAATGTCATTTCTCATAATGACCTCTCCGGATCGTACATTCCGGCCCAATGTTTCTCCATTGAGAATTTCTGTAACCATTTCAGCCTGCGAAACAAAGCGCTCCTCCCTCTCTTTGCAGTGTTGAATGGCAACGATTATGTGAATCTTTCTTCCTTGGAGACCTTTTTCGCCCGAGTTCATTTCCATGCAAAGACTGCTACAACAGGAAGGAAAAACATGAGGATTCAAGGGCTCCTCAACTGGCTGTCCAGATTTACCGACCCAAAGGAGGCTGTAGAAAATATTGTGACGTACCTGAAACAAAATGAACACCAAGAGGTCCGTAAAGTTCTCTACTCCCTTATGGATGAATATACGGAGTCTGAAGTGGATCTTACAAAGTTCTTTCAGAATAAAGATGTGAGACCTCACATACCCACTGCCTTGGCCAGCAAAGCACCCGAATGGGTATGCCTTGCTCTGATTAAAGGAGAGTTAGCCCCATTTCTTAGTGACTGCTTGATCTTAAAGAGGACGTTTTTGCAAACCCAAGTGGAGAATACGGGCAGAGCCAGCAGTAATAGGTGCTCACTGCATATTCGGCAGGTTATGTATGGACTGCTGCGACATCCCAGTGAGTCTTGTCCTGACTTGACGTCGGATTTGTTGAACAGCATGTTGGCAAAGGAAGAACATAGCAAAGTGCATTGTGTGGAGGAATTTGATAGATATGACCAAACGCTGAGAAAAAACAGTGTTGGAGTGGTGCTGAAAGGATTCGACTCGAATGAAATATATTCATTACAAAGACTACCCGAAGTGAGTGTGCACATGTAATATAAAGTGAGGTATAAGAACTGAAAgaaattattagtgtcacaatatgCGCGGGGAGATCTCTTCACAAGTCATAACCACCCCTGCCTTGATCATCACAAAAATGTTTCTTGAACTTTGAATTTTTTGGTAACATTGCATGTGTCAAGGCTGCATCTGAAATCTCTTTCATTCGGGCTCTGTTCACAGTGTCGGGTTCCCCAGATCACCCGTTtatctttgtttttttaaatttaaatttagagtacccaattaaggagaaatttagcgtggccaatccacctaccctgcacatctttttggattgtgggggtgtgagacccacacagacacggggagaatgtgcaaactccacacggataggggccgggatcgaatccaggtcctctgcGCCGCCATGTGGCAGCatcgctaaccattgcgccaccatgctgcccttacaacCATTGTTTATGTGCAAATTAAAGGTGGCACGATAACcgggccagggccccgggttcctttcccccttgggtcactgtctgtgcagagtctgcacgttctccctgtgtctgcgtgggtttcctcccacaagtcccgaaagatgtgcttgtcaggtaatttggacattctgaattctccctccgtgtacccgaacaggcaggggattttcacagtaccttcattgcagtgtcaatgtaagcatacttgtgactaataaaagattattattatgaagtttCCTACTTTCACTCCAAAATCAGAGCACCGAACAACATTTTCATTTTAAAATGCGCATATCCAGTAGTATTTCTGAGAGATTGGCATGCCTGATAATGGATATTTCCTTGCTATGGGTCCACCACTATGAGTTGAGGCGAGCCAGCCTGACTTTGTGTGAAACCCATACATTTTACACAGCCAACATCCAGCTTTGTACTGATATATTTCCCACCTAATTTGTATACTATATCAAAAATAAAATTATATGGAAACAGGCTCCAGTCTATAAGACatagcagaattgggccactcggcccatcgaatctgcttcgccatttaatcggggctgatattttctcattcccattctcctgccttctccccataacccctgatccccttattaatcaagaacctatctatctctgtcttaaagacactcagtgatttggcctctgcagccttctgcggtaaagagttccacagattcaccaccctctggctgaagaaattcctcctcatctcagttttaaaggatcgtccctttagtctgagattgtgccctctggttctagattttagaCTAGATTTGAGTTTCAGCTGTTTTAAATTCATATGAAGTAGTTGTAGAAATTAACACATTCTGCTTTTATcacacatagaactgtacagcacagtacaggcccttcggcccatgatgttgtgccgaactagtctgagactaagatcaaatcaacctactcccaatcattctagtgcactccaaatgcctatccaataaccgcttgaaagttcctaaagtgtccgactccactaccatagctgggagtgcgttccacaccccaaccactctgagtaaagaacctacctctgacatccctcctatatcttccactatgaaccttatagttatgtccccttgtaacagctacatcccccgaggaaaaagtcgctgaacgtccactctatccatccccctcatcatcttatacaccttaattaagtcaccgctcatcctcctttgctccaatgagaaaatccctaacaccctcaacctttcctcacaagacctaccctccaatccaggcagcatcctggtaaatctttgcaccctttccaatgcttccacatccttcctataacgaggtgaccagaactgcacgcaatactccaaatgtagtctaaccaaggtcttgtacagttgcagcataacctcacggctcttaaactcgatccccctgttaataaatgctaacacattataggctttcttcacggctctatccacttgggtggcaactttcagagatctatggacatgaactccgagatctctctcctccacattcttcagaaccctgccgttaaccctgtaatccgcattcaaatttgtccgaccaaaatgaatcacctcacacttatcagggttaaactccatctgccacttttcagcccagctctgcatcctatcaatgtctctttgcagcctgcaacagccctccacattatccactactccaccaatcttggtgtcatcagcaaatttactaaccccatcaggcccaggggacttatctatcctcaggcttctcaaaatttctaacacatcttccttccgaatatctacctcctctagcctaccagcctgtatcgcactagccTCCTCAACAAcaaggcccctctcctttgtgaacactgaagaaaagtattcatttagggcgccTCCTAtaccttcagactccatgcacatgttcccactactgtccttgaccgacccTAACTTCACcttaatcattcttttattcctcacaagcgtaaaaagccttggggttttccttgatcctacccgccaaggacttctcattccccctcctagctctcctaagccctttcttgagctccttcctagctatcttgtatccctcaagtgccctaactgaaccttgtttcctcatattacataagcccccttcttcctcttgacaagtcattcaacctcttttgtaaaccatggttccctcactcgaccatttcctccctgcctgacagggacatacatatcaaggacacgcagtatttgctccttgaataagctccacatctcatttgtgcctatccctgacttcctgtttgcatcttatgctccccaattcttgcctaatcgcatcgtatttacccttcccccagttataaaccttgccctgccgtatgttcctatccccctccattgctatagtgaaagtcaccgaattgtggtcactatccccaaagtgctctcccacaaccaaatctaacacttggcccagttcattacccaataccaaatccaatgtggccccgcctcttgtcggtctatccacatattgtgtgaggaaaccctcctgcacacactggataaaaacagccccatccaaactattcaaattatagtggttccaatcgatatttggaaagttaaagtcacccatgacaactaccctgtgactaccgcacctatccaaaatctgcattgcaatcttttcctccacatctctattactgtttgggggcctatagaaaactcctaacaaagtgaccgctcctttcctatccctaacttcaacccacactacctcagtggacagatcctcctcaaactgcctttctgcagccattatactatccttgattaacaatactactccacctcttttaccacctttcccaatcttactgaaacatctataccccagaacctccaacaaccattcctgcccctgttctatccacgtctccataatggccacagcattgtagtcccaggtaccaatccatgcttcaagctcaccaaccttattcctgatgctcctcgcattgaagtagacacacttcaaaccgccttcatgcctgcaggtccactcttgtgaccttggtaccttcctcagtagtgcactaccctcaacttcctgaactccagcaatgctatctcctggactacaaatcagtttcccatccccctgccaaattagtttaacacccccccccccccccgaagagccatagcaaatttccctctcaggatattggtgcccctctggttcaggtgtaacccgtcctgtttgtacaggtcccatcgtCCCAAGAATGTGCTCcatttatccaagtaactgaaaccctctgtCCTACACCAtcgctgtagccacgtgtttaactgcactctctccctgttcctcacctcgctagcacatggcactggcagcAAGCCAGAGATGACAacgcggtctgtcctggctctcagcttccaccctagcttcatgaattcctgttttacatccccgtcccttttcctacctatgtcgttggtaccgatgtgtaccacgacttgtggctgctccccctcccccttaaggatcctgacaaCATGATCAAAGACGTCACAGACCttggtacccgggaggcaacacaccaaccgtgagcctctatcgttgccacagaaccgactatctgtacctctaattatagagtctccaataactaatgctctccccccttcccttctgagccacagggacagactcagtgccagagacatgatcaccgtggcttacctctggtaggtccccccccccccccccccaaacagtatccgaaatggtatacctgttattgagggaaacaaccgcaggggatccctgaactgactgcttcttccccctccttttaaacgtcacccagctaccttcattcttaggagtaactacatccctgtagcttctatctataagcgactctgcctcccgaatgatcctcagttcatccagctccagttccctaacacggtctttgaggcgctggagatgggtgcacttcccgcaggcgaattcagcagggccactgacggtgtccctcacctcgaacgtcctgcaagaggaacattgcactgccctctctgccatcccttccatttattcaCTTGACAAttgcagagagaaaaaaaaagcttacctgattttcacactccccgcaggttagagatggtggaagggtggagagaggaaaaggaaagaaaagcttacctcactaactcaccacacagtcttttttttggggttagaggagtaggatgggtgggagacactacctgtgtagtgtctcgggtttagccactgcctgaaatatattatTTCTAGAAACTCACTcgacagcagctttccacaattcactccccgcaacagccaatcagcatcgctGCTCTGCCGCCCATTGCAGGATACTTGCCTCAACTTGTCCCCGCAGCCTATCCTCACTGAGAGCTCCTTCTAGTCtcagtgactgcacctgaggcaaatcactctgcaacagccaatcagtgtcGCCGCTCTGCCACCCTCGTAGTTTATAACTTTCAAAATTCCTAATTTAAACTTGCAGCTTTTGGGGTGTTTAGTTAACGGCCTGACCGATTGTGTCTCAAACTCAATGAGCAGGATTTACCACACCTCCCGCCACGTTTCCTCGCAATGGAAATGGCCCTccattggctgggggggggggggggtcctgttttATAGACCCCCCGCGACGAGGGTTTTTCATcgtcaggaccggaagatcccgccgctggGAACGGCCGGAAAATTCCATCCGATATTGGAAATGTGCCAAATTccattttaatcaaaaaaacagaaCGTGCTGGAACGCTCAGCAcatctgacagcatctgaggagagagatggtgaaatgtgagctctgtttctctcttctccgatgctgccagacctgctgagtatttcatacgaattcggcccctcgagcctgctccaccattcgataagatgaTGGcttatctgattgtggcctcaatgccACTATCCTGCCGGATTCCTCTACCCTTGTTAGTCAATAATCTACCTCTGCATTAAAACTCCAGTAAACCGTCCGGTTAATTAAGAATCACTATTGAGCTGTAACCATGTAAGTGGATTGGTTTGTTAGCAGATCCTGAGCAGCAAGTTATCTTTTACAGATTTCTATGTCGGGCAGAATCAACTTTCTggtggacacactgagagcgaaatCAGACGTGCAGGCCTTGCCAGCTCACCTGCAGTTAACAGTTGCTGTAACCTGCTCCTGGGTAGCTCATGCTGAACCCAAAGTAACATTGCACCATCTTCAGGCTCTGCTGCTTTGCATTGTAGCTGGAGAACTGCATAAAATAATCCACAAGCCAGGTAAATGGAGACTATAAGAAGCATTAGCTTAATAGCATTGCTGTGTTTGTACATTGTAAATCAGAGTGACATTATTCAGTGGTGAAGAATACCAGTACATTGGTCAGTTTCCCTTTCTTAGCAAAGGTGGCTGTGTGTTGCGTGAATGGAGGCATCTGTTTTGAGTTTGAATATGACTGCGCAGCCTGATGGCAGACCTGGAAGACTTTCCACGGTGTGGGCAGGGATGAATCATCAATTTCTGTTGGGATTGCCTGGTctttctcgctgacctcttgtccCTAGCTGCCCGTATTGTTTGTTGTTCGAAGGAAATGCTACAGCCGCTTGAGATGGCTCCCCAGGTATTTATTTCTTGCACATGTCTATGGCGGACATGCTGcatttcaaagaacaatacagcacaggaacaggtctttcgacctccaagcctgtacctgtcatgataccaacgttggccaaaaccctcatcacttccttatgctgtatccctctatacccatccctatcCCACCCTCTGTCTAGGTTTACCTTCAAGGAATCAATGAACCATAATCTTGGTCCAGCTAATGGACGCCGTCAAATTAAAGTTGTGCACATGTGACCACTTTAGGGATGCAAATCAACCTTACGTAATACATGTCCACTCCATCTAAGCTGAGCTCTGCTGACGAGAGCTTCAATTCCAGACACTTCTGCTCTTTGAAATATCTCAAGTGTTGGGCAATTAATCCCCATGGTATTCCAAATACATCTTATGCACTGGTAATTAATGCTGCAACATATGATATTGGTTTTCTTTTATTAATTTACTACATTGATTTTGTGATCTGAAACCGTTGCgtccctttcacttcctcttttcgctTTTCCTTTCCTCTACTGTCCTGGATAAAATAGATGATGTTCATTTGGGGCACAATTGACACTCTTTTGTTAcattattgacagatgtggagcGGATTGTATCTTCAGAATGGTCACCCCCTCGCATTCCTTGGGCTGCGTTTATTTGTGCCCTGACTCGGAGGGAAACACTTCCTGCACTTGTGCCAGTCGCAGCAAGTGAGAAATGTTTTTAAGTGCAGCTAGTTCCTCATAACTCACTTTATCACTAAGCAGACAGTCTCAATTAAGTCTGTGGTGCAAACTGAAACCTGTTTTTAGGGAATAAATTAAAACAAGATCAGGCTAGGATTAACTGATCCCCAAAATGTTCTCTTCATTTGTCTGTCATTATTAAAATTCTCACCAGAAATGCCTCAGGGTATTATTCCTTTAATTAGGACATTTTGCCGCAGTTATCAAAAAACTTTTGGGAAGCAAACTCTGCCTTGTATTCTCTATTAACTGTtataatcccagttgatgttataactagatgggaagatcccagaatggcacCCTGGCTCaacagaccctgggcgggattctccgtcccgccagacccgttttctggtgcggcacgccaccgcaggcagcgggatcctctgtctcgGCAGCCAGCCAATGAGGTTTCCTATTGTGGCCAAGTCCACACTGTTGGGAAATCCGCGGCCACGAGTGCGCTGCCAACGGaacagaggatcccaccgacggaggatCCCGTCCCGTaacttgtatttttaaaaaacaacatggaggaagagtcacaggaccgctaacgtGTTTTAACAAGAAAAATACATATATACACAGAGGTTAGCATtgatgcttcacaacgccagggacccgggttcgattccaggattggttcactgtctgtgcggagtctgcacgttctccccgtgtctgtgtgggtttcctccgggtgctccggtttcctcccaacaagtcccgaaggacgtgctgtagagtaatttggacattctgaactctccctgtgtatccgagcaggtgccggaatgtggcgcctaggggcttttcacagtaacttcattgcagtgttaacgtaagcctacttgtgacactaataaagattatcattattaacacatgaaaaattggattatgatgcaATACACCTttaactctttctcttccgccgccccccccccccccccaaaggtcatggtcacatgagagtttccaaactccactcccaaaacacaCTTTAAAGTATTCtccataattatgctttcccttaacaGTCTGCATTCCaagatccagaccaggttttctaaAAGACACTTTTAACCAAAGCTTCGGATCTACTTTTAATAACAAATCCAGTCcaagattttacaccaaccccattAGGGGTTCTTTGTCtttactgctgtgcaaactgctttaACTCTCTATATTAACATgacgtgagttctcccagtgagccagagaagagacagccagagtgagagaaccaagagtgagtttgggaacttgAATCTAGGTGCGAATTGAataaaatcagtaaggcagctccttttaaatttctggagtttaaattaagctagaattgtgcagtgtaggttaacaagggctgccccacccactcacataactggttggcagttaagtgtcagtcacttaaatctaccttgatctaaaagcaggtgggggaggggagtcaattcaggacaatttaaaaagagcaacttgtaaactcactcccagtgagttctcccagtgagccagagaagacacagccagagtgagacagaaccaagagtgagtttgggaatttgaatctaggtggaaattcaaagctgggtggggaggagatgCTTTTTATCACTGGTAAGTagcgtttctgttttctttttcttttcattggtgtgtatatatataaatcttttcttcgttgtttatttatttatttaattttgggggggaaattgtaattgttgaagttaaccgaaggtttaagacatggcaggagatctcagacccgtgtcatggtcCTCgtatgcgatgtgggagctcagggacacgtccactgtccctggctccttcacgtgcaagaagtgtgtccagttacagctcctgttagaccgcttgacggctctggagcttcggatggactcactttggagcatccgcgatgctgaggacgttgtggatagcacatttagcgagttggtcacaccgcaggtgaaaggtactgagggagatagaaaatgggtgaccaaaagacagagcaatagtaggaaggcagtgcaggtgtcctctgcggtcatctccctgcaaaacagatataccgctttggatactgttgagggagatggctcaccaggggaaggcagcagcagccaggttcatggcactgtgcctggctctgctgcgcagctggacaggaagaagaatggcagggctatagtgataggggactcaattgtaaggggaatagacaggcggttctgcggacgcaatcgagactccaggatggtatgttgcctccctggtgcaagggtcaaggatgtcttggagcggctgcatgacattctgggggggtggagggtgaacagccagctgtcgtggtgcacataggcaccaactatataggtaaaaaacgggatgaggtcctacaagctaaatttagggagttaggagttaaactaaaaagtaggacctcaaaggtagtaatct
The genomic region above belongs to Scyliorhinus torazame isolate Kashiwa2021f chromosome 6, sScyTor2.1, whole genome shotgun sequence and contains:
- the LOC140425608 gene encoding single-strand DNA endonuclease ASTE1-like isoform X1; this translates as MGIHGLMTYIGENHTFFNNVKLQNTKIVIDGNNLFHRLYFDSGLDLKHGGEYDLFTDVICKFFEALACCNITPYVVFDGGCDCTDKKFETIKQRAREKIQKARVISRGGGGTLLPLLSPEVFKQVLTHLQVPFVQCHSEADRDIVTLANRWACPVLTLDSDFCVFDLKAGYCPLNYLKWQNVISHNDLSGSYIPAQCFSIENFCNHFSLRNKALLPLFAVLNGNDYVNLSSLETFFARVHFHAKTATTGRKNMRIQGLLNWLSRFTDPKEAVENIVTYLKQNEHQEVRKVLYSLMDEYTESEVDLTKFFQNKDVRPHIPTALASKAPEWVCLALIKGELAPFLSDCLILKRTFLQTQVENTGRASSNRCSLHIRQVMYGLLRHPSESCPDLTSDLLNSMLAKEEHSKVHCVEEFDRYDQTLRKNSVGVVLKGFDSNEIYSLQRLPEISMSGRINFLVDTLRAKSDVQALPAHLQLTVAVTCSWVAHAEPKVTLHHLQALLLCIVAGELHKIIHKPENSGSEERGVRMVYDRLSQLIPRKQQMTNLDIDVAHAFCQWQSCLLMGMYLNQLLCCPLPVPDIKRLYRGSLVHCLYQELKSMVAAEDLLKGSRIAGEIYHQLLHTLTTTIPADLFQKKRKSKSRDKLKEKQTTTSTVSTAEDNQQPSTWYDVNNRFAALSTEDLG
- the LOC140425608 gene encoding single-strand DNA endonuclease ASTE1-like isoform X2; the protein is MGIHGLMTYIGENHTFFNNVKLQNTKIVIDGNNLFHRLYFDSGLDLKHGGEYDLFTDVICKFFEALACCNITPYVVFDGGCDCTDKKFETIKQRAREKIQKARVISRGGGGTLLPLLSPEVFKQVLTHLQVPFVQCHSEADRDIVTLANRWACPVLTLDSDFCVFDLKAGYCPLNYLKWQNVISHNDLSGSYIPAQCFSIENFCNHFSLRNKALLPLFAVLNGNDYVNLSSLETFFARVHFHAKTATTGRKNMRIQGLLNWLSRFTDPKEAVENIVTYLKQNEHQEVRKVLYSLMDEYTESEVDLTKFFQNKDVRPHIPTALASKAPEWVCLALIKGELAPFLSDCLILKRTFLQTQVENTGRASSNRCSLHIRQVMYGLLRHPSESCPDLTSDLLNSMLAKEEHSKVHCVEEFDRYDQTLRKNSVGVVLKGFDSNEIYSLQRLPEISMSGRINFLVDTLRAKSDVQALPAHLQLTVAVTCSWVAHAEPKVTLHHLQALLLCIVAGELHKIIHKPDVERIVSSEWSPPRIPWAAFICALTRRETLPALVPVAASEKCF